A genomic segment from Xiphophorus maculatus strain JP 163 A chromosome 6, X_maculatus-5.0-male, whole genome shotgun sequence encodes:
- the nfatc4 gene encoding nuclear factor of activated T-cells, cytoplasmic 4: protein MGAAPGSGWEEGEFEFKLVFEEDPPQRQIQGPSPARTAEPESSVGGEEEDDGALLRLDSSNLDNHLAIAHAGHSINIPSPPPSSNQRAGMHSPPPRRAAVREFSGTYESLPARSVQVSESCVVECPSIQITTISPEDDPAPPVPSYWDMGSGGGWDRERLYLPLLDPFSYRDRFPGSLSPSPASSPSSRGWLSPASSCDSLLVEEEELNEANVGFGLSPSSRPTSPGGKKRRNSPLASPCISRRSSYSEDLQGCNLEGGESASQSQALPGSCELNIPQKTRKTSLEQLSPREVDQESGLGRSSPCPLPETQQPRREPPSLGMDYLPVPPALAWGRTRASAHSPLFRSNALPPLDWPLPSQFDQYELRIEVQPRPHHRAHYETEGSRGAVKAAPTGHPVVKLCGYAERKPLSLQVFVGTADDRSIRPHPFYQIHRVTGKMVGTASHESVQAGTKLLDIPLNPENNMTALIDCAGILKLRNSDIELRKGETDVGRKNTRVRLVFRTHLPVAPPVGPPGRVLALQVASLPIECSQRSAQELPVIESVSVTSCSVEGGEELLLSGTNFLPISRVLFMERGTDGKLQWEEEAHVDRDNSNECLLCVRVPAYSDLSVSRPVSVSLYVSNGKRKRSSTHCFKYLPVMFKEEDPLLSRPSVPPLDGGTVGPPRMDRGFHVSDDRGLGFHLPPYPSTYSPPCPAMSYQEEYCPKPDSAVEEPVGSRAPLSERNPSFENLELGFTELLPPLYPRGPQPPSPSPSPWLDSPYLSSSPSPSHSSSLSPFPTESPLANSPLPPIPTSPFPQYSTYPQELCPSPPSNPYQDACPAPYSHYEGWEPQGRMLGTSHGGEGDAKNQECPLEFTSSASMHHITFEEVSEFIGEDIQAYQSGSHMNN, encoded by the exons ACAACCACTTAGCCATCGCTCATGCAGGACACTCAATCAACATCCCCAGCCCGCCGCCCTCGTCCAATCAGAGGGCAGGGATGCATTCGCCACCTCCCCGACGGGCCGCCGTCAGAGAGTTCAGCGGCACCTATGAGAGCCTGCCGGCCCGCTCCGTTCAG GTGTCGGAGTCCTGTGTGGTTGAGTGCCCCAGCATTCAGATCACCACCATTTCCCCGGAGGATGACCCGGCGCCGCCCGTCCCCAGCTACTGGGACATGGGCAGCGGCGGCGGCTGGGACAGGGAGCGCCTCTACCTCCCCCTGCTGGACCCTTTCTCCTACCGCGACCGGTTCCCCGGCTCCCTCAGCCCCAGCCCCGCCTCCAGCCCGTCGTCCCGCGGCTGGCTCAGCCCCGCGTCCAGCTGCGACTCCCTGctggtggaggaagaggagctcaATGAGGCCAATGTCGGTTTCGGACTCTCCCCGTCCTCCAGGCCCACTTCCCCAGGAGGAAAGAAGCGCAGGAACTCTCCTCTGGCGTCTCCCTGCATCTCGCGGAGGAGCAGCTACTCGGAGGACCTGCAGGGATGCAACCTGGAGGGCGGAGAGTCCGCCTCGCAGTCGCAGGCGCTGCCCGGCAGCTGTGAGCTCAACATCCCGCAGAAAACCAGGAAGACGTCCCTGGAGCAG TTGTCTCCCAGAGAAGTGGACCAGGAGTCGGGTCTGGGCCGAAGCTCCCCCTGTCCGCTGCCGGAGACCCAGCAGCCCAGGAGAGAGCCCCCATCTCTGGGAATGGACTACCTCCCTGTTCCCCCTGCCCTGGCCTGGGGCAGAACCAGAGCCAGCGCCCACAGTCCTCTCTTCAG GTCTAATGCTTTGCCTCCACTTGACTGGCCGCTCCCGTCCCAGTTTGACCAGTATGAGCTGCGCATCGAGGTGCAGCCCCGGCCACACCATCGAGCCCACTACGAGACGGAGGGCAGCAGAGGCGCCGTCAAAGCCGCACCAACAGGACATCCTGTTGTCAAG CTGTGCGGTTATGCAGAGAGGAAGCCGCTGTCGCTGCAGGTTTTCGTCGGAACGGCTGACGACCGCTCAATCAGGCCTCATCCTTTCTACCAGATACACAG GGTGACCGGGAAGATGGTCGGCACCGCCAGCCATGAAAGCGTCCAGGCAGGGACCAAACTGTTGGACATCCCCCTCAACCCCGAGAACAACATGACCGCCCT CATCGACTGCGCTGGGATTCTGAAACTGAGAAACTCCGACATCGAGCTGCGAAAAGGCGAAACGGACGTCGGGAGGAAAAACACCCGCGTGCGTCTGGTGTTTCGTACTCACCTCCCTGTAGCGCCCCCTGTGGGCCCTCCCGGGCGCGTCCTGGCTCTGCAGGTCGCCTCTTTACCCATTGAATGCT CTCAGCGGTCGGCCCAGGAGCTTCCTGTCATCGAGTCCGTCAGCGTCACGTCCTGCTCGGTGGAGGGAGGcgaggagctgctgctgagcGGCACCAACTTCCTGCCGATCTCCAGAGTCCTCTTCATGGAGAGAGGCACCG ATGGGAAACTACAGTGGGAGGAGGAGGCGCATGTGGACCGGGACAACAGCAACGAG TGTTTGCTGTGTGTGAGGGTTCCTGCCTACAGCGACCTCTCCGTCAGTCGGCCTGTGTCCGTCAGTCTGTACGTCTCCAACGGGAAGAGGAAGCGGAGCAGCACGCACTGCTTCAAGTACCTTCCTG TTATGTTTAAAGAAGAGGATCCTTTGCTGTCCCGTCCCTCTGTTCCCCCTCTGGACGGGGGAACTGTGGGTCCGCCCAGAATGGACAGAGGCTTCCACGTGTCCGACGACCGCGGCCTCGGCTTCCACCTTCCCCCCTACCCCTCCACCTACTCCCCTCCCTGCCCGGCCATGAGCTACCAAGAGGAGTACTGCCCCAAACCCGACAGCGCCGTGGAGGAGCCAGTCGGGTCCAGGGCGCCACTGTCCGAGCGTAACCCCAGCTTTGAGAACCTGGAGCTGGGCTTCACCGAACTGCTCCCCCCTCTGTATCCCCGCGGTCCTCAGCCTCCGTCCCCGTCTCCTTCCCCATGGCTGGACTCCCCCTACCTGTCCTCTTCACCCTCTCCGTCCCACTCCTCCTCTCTCAGCCCATTCCCCACTGAAAGCCCCCTCGCCAACTCCCCGCTGCCCCCAATCCCCACATCGCCTTTCCCGCAGTACTCCACTTATCCTCAGGAGCTGTGTCCCTCGCCTCCGTCCAACCCTTACCAGGACGCCTGTCCGGCGCCGTACTCCCACTACGAGGGCTGGGAACCTCAGGGAAGGATGCTGGGTACGAGTCACGGGGGAGAGGGGGACGCCAAGAACCAGGAGTGTCCACTGGAGTTTACCAGCTCGGCCTCTATGCACCACATTACCTTCGAAGAAG TGTCAGAGTTCATCGGGGAGGACATCCAGGCCTACCAGTCAGGCTCGCACATGAACAACTAG
- the LOC102220669 gene encoding myeloid-associated differentiation marker homolog, producing the protein MPIVLKSSPLLWTRLAALAFTCVAFSVGLHGARLYLRTGDFCIFCWAFSFAGTLLVILVELFGLQTRAPVSWKNFPITFACYAALLCLSASIIFPIYFLRGSGDQSEIRDFRIVCTVFSCLATITYMSEVSLTKARPGEVVGYMATAPGLLKVLETFVACVIFVFISEPVLYDRHHSVKYCMSVYCICFILTAVIILLCIGECTGFLPFPFARFLSAYSLLAVVLYLSATIIWPIFNFDPHNGGQKQRPYNCSTAVGLCTWDKCMAVAVLTGVNFILYLADLIYSTRLVFVSA; encoded by the coding sequence ATGCCTATCGTCCTGAAGTCCAGTCCTCTGCTCTGGACGCGGCTGGCTGCGCTTGCCTTCACCTGTGTGGCCTTCTCTGTGGGTTTGCATGGGGCCAGACTCTACCTCCGCACTGGAGACTTTTGCATCTTCTGCTGGGCCTTCAGCTTCGCCGGGACTCTTCTCGTCATCCTGGTGGAGCTTTTCGGCCTGCAGACCAGAGCCCCCGTTTCCTGGAAGAACTTCCCCATCACCTTTGCGTGCTACGCCGCCCTGCTCTGCCTGTCGGCCTCCATCATCTTTCCCATCTACTTCCTGAGGGGTTCCGGAGACCAAAGCGAGATCCGCGACTTCCGCATCGTGTGCACCGTTTTCTCCTGCCTGGCCACCATCACCTACATGAGCGAGGTCAGCCTCACCAAGGCTCGGCCGGGCGAGGTCGTCGGCTACATGGCCACCGCTCCGGGACTGCTCAAAGTCCTGGAGACCTTCGTGGCCTGCGTCATCTTCGTCTTCATCAGCGAACCCGTGTTGTACGACCGTCACCATTCAGTGAAGTACTGCATGTCGGTGTACTGCATCTGCTTCATCCTGACTGCGGTCATCATCCTGCTCTGCATCGGCGAGTGCACCGGGTTCCTCCCTTTTCCATTCGCCCGCTTCCTTTCCGCCTACTCACTGCTGGCTGTCGTCCTCTATCTGTCAGCGACCATCATCTGGCCGATCTTCAACTTTGACCCCCATAATGGCGGCCAGAAACAGAGACCCTACAATTGCAGCACCGCGGTTGGCTTGTGCACTTGGGACAAGTGCATGGCAGTGGCCGTGCTCACCGGGGTCAACTTTATTCTCTACCTGGCTGACCTCATCTACTCCACCCGCCTGGTGTTTGTCAGCGCCTGA